The following proteins are co-located in the Brachybacterium sacelli genome:
- a CDS encoding DinB family protein yields MGHDLQDELHRKLIHARANVLDNLEGLDEYDLRRPLTPTGTNLLGLVKHLAGLEYGYLGDCLGRPAGVSISWQEDRSIWDGADMWAIPGESREYIVALYRRACAHANATLAELDLDSPGHVPWWKEPDTTLGALLIRMVAETSQHAGHADIVRELIDGRAGNLQNELGDDPEFWDRFTGRIRDAAEEFRRS; encoded by the coding sequence ATGGGCCACGATCTCCAGGACGAGCTGCACCGGAAACTCATCCATGCGCGCGCGAATGTTCTCGACAATCTGGAGGGGCTCGACGAGTACGACCTCCGACGACCACTCACCCCGACCGGTACCAACCTGCTCGGCCTCGTGAAGCACCTGGCCGGCCTCGAGTACGGCTACCTCGGGGACTGCCTCGGGCGGCCTGCGGGAGTGAGCATCAGCTGGCAGGAGGACAGGTCGATCTGGGACGGGGCAGACATGTGGGCCATCCCCGGGGAGTCCCGCGAGTACATCGTGGCCCTGTACCGGCGTGCGTGCGCCCACGCCAATGCGACTCTCGCGGAACTCGACCTCGACAGTCCCGGCCACGTGCCCTGGTGGAAAGAGCCCGACACCACGCTCGGGGCGCTCCTGATCAGGATGGTCGCCGAGACGTCGCAGCACGCCGGCCACGCCGACATCGTGCGCGAGCTGATCGACGGGCGCGCGGGCAACCTCCAGAACGAGCTCGGCGATGATCCCGAGTTCTGGGACCGCTTCACCGGGAGGATCCGGGACGCGGCGGAGGAGTTCCGCCGCTCCTAA
- a CDS encoding PepSY-associated TM helix domain-containing protein, with the protein MHFYAGIAVGPFLLVVALSGALYALSTPVERMIYSDELTAPISGEALPLADQVSAATDYVGQEETLVAVRPAPEPGETTRVMYSGTDLGESETRAIFVDPATAEVRGDLTTYGTSGALPVRTWIDQLHRGLHLGDFGRNYSEFAASWMAVVALAGIGLWVARAVTSRSRREALLPRRDVSTRRGTLSWHASGGIVLALGMLFLSATGITWSQHAGTHVTDLRAALGWTTPAVTTQLGEETAVPDEHAGHAGHGGGESGHPSAEPGTADPAMFDHALEMGQAENIDSTNVEILPPTSEDTAWVVQEIQRSYPTMVDSVAIDMGDMEIVDRVDFEDFGLMAKLARWGVDIHMGTMFGLVNQIAVALVALAIAAMVVLGYRMWWQRRPTRGGTARVGKPPARGALQAAPWWGIGLVALVALAIGLFLPMVGFGLIGFLVVDLMVQARRTDRSPH; encoded by the coding sequence CTGCACTTCTACGCCGGTATCGCTGTGGGCCCATTCCTCCTGGTCGTCGCACTCAGCGGCGCGCTGTACGCGCTGTCCACCCCGGTGGAACGCATGATCTACTCCGACGAGCTCACCGCTCCGATCAGCGGCGAGGCCCTGCCGCTGGCCGACCAGGTCTCTGCGGCGACCGACTACGTCGGCCAGGAGGAAACCCTGGTGGCGGTACGTCCCGCCCCCGAACCCGGTGAGACCACCCGCGTCATGTACTCCGGGACCGATCTCGGCGAGAGCGAGACCCGGGCGATCTTCGTCGACCCGGCGACCGCCGAGGTGCGTGGCGACCTCACGACCTACGGCACCAGCGGTGCGCTGCCCGTGCGCACCTGGATCGACCAGCTCCATCGCGGCTTGCATCTCGGAGACTTCGGGCGCAACTACAGCGAGTTCGCCGCCTCCTGGATGGCGGTGGTCGCGCTCGCCGGCATCGGGCTCTGGGTCGCGCGCGCCGTGACCTCGCGCAGCCGGCGCGAGGCTCTCCTGCCCCGCCGTGACGTCAGCACCAGGCGCGGCACCCTGTCCTGGCACGCCTCCGGCGGGATCGTGCTGGCCCTGGGCATGCTCTTCCTCTCCGCCACCGGCATCACCTGGTCCCAGCATGCCGGGACCCACGTCACCGACCTCCGTGCCGCCCTCGGCTGGACCACGCCCGCGGTGACGACCCAGCTCGGCGAGGAGACGGCCGTCCCGGACGAGCATGCGGGCCACGCCGGCCACGGAGGCGGTGAGAGCGGCCACCCCTCAGCAGAGCCAGGCACTGCCGACCCGGCGATGTTCGACCATGCGCTCGAGATGGGCCAGGCGGAGAACATCGACAGCACCAACGTGGAGATCCTCCCGCCGACCTCCGAGGACACTGCCTGGGTGGTCCAGGAGATCCAGCGCAGCTATCCCACCATGGTGGATTCGGTCGCGATCGACATGGGCGACATGGAGATCGTGGACCGCGTGGACTTCGAGGACTTCGGGCTGATGGCGAAGCTCGCCCGCTGGGGGGTCGACATCCACATGGGCACCATGTTCGGCCTGGTCAACCAGATCGCGGTGGCTCTCGTGGCCCTCGCGATCGCGGCGATGGTCGTGCTGGGCTACCGCATGTGGTGGCAGCGACGCCCCACTCGGGGCGGGACGGCCCGCGTAGGGAAGCCACCGGCCCGCGGTGCGCTCCAGGCCGCCCCCTGGTGGGGCATCGGGCTGGTGGCCCTCGTCGCGCTCGCCATCGGCCTGTTCCTGCCGATGGTCGGCTTCGGCCTCATCGGATTCCTCGTCGTGGACTTGATGGTGCAGGCCCGAAGAACGGACCGCTCACCGCACTGA
- a CDS encoding phosphotransferase family protein, whose product MDTESADPVRHVLESLSAHRGAELVHRFDHGVGGTSLIALDGSRQVLKAWPASEEDRARLDTSLELADTMRTRGVAVPRVLERGEVGGVGYALYEHLPGAWSDQLGPEAMDGLVQIVDAERDAAPHPNPGWHDELRRMLARGDASFDIDPQALLAAPAAARVLEEARRRLDACAAGSLRTADIVHGDFAPENVLLHEGRVVGVVDWERARIGDAGIDLVGAIFDLEIWEKAAAGPRRRLWTAASERMPPEALAAYVGVYAVRYLSWSVGTSMESQVLDLAHRLLERTHDPT is encoded by the coding sequence ATGGACACCGAGAGCGCCGACCCTGTTCGTCACGTGCTCGAGTCGTTGAGCGCTCACCGAGGCGCCGAACTCGTCCATCGGTTCGACCACGGAGTCGGAGGGACGTCCTTGATCGCGCTCGACGGATCGCGCCAGGTCCTGAAGGCGTGGCCGGCATCCGAGGAGGACAGGGCCCGGCTCGATACCTCCCTGGAGCTCGCGGACACGATGCGGACACGGGGCGTCGCCGTGCCGAGGGTTCTCGAGCGCGGGGAGGTCGGTGGAGTCGGATACGCCCTGTACGAGCACCTCCCCGGGGCCTGGTCCGATCAGCTGGGGCCCGAGGCGATGGACGGCCTGGTCCAGATCGTCGATGCGGAGCGTGATGCGGCGCCGCACCCGAATCCGGGATGGCACGACGAGCTGCGCCGCATGCTGGCCCGTGGCGATGCGTCCTTCGACATCGATCCCCAGGCGCTGCTCGCCGCACCGGCCGCCGCGCGAGTCCTCGAGGAGGCGCGACGTCGACTCGACGCCTGCGCGGCAGGCAGCCTGCGGACCGCCGACATCGTGCATGGCGACTTCGCGCCCGAGAACGTGCTCCTGCACGAAGGGCGCGTCGTGGGCGTGGTCGACTGGGAACGAGCCAGGATCGGCGATGCAGGCATCGACCTGGTCGGCGCGATCTTCGACCTCGAGATCTGGGAGAAGGCCGCCGCCGGTCCGAGACGCCGTCTGTGGACCGCCGCCTCGGAGCGCATGCCCCCCGAGGCGCTGGCCGCCTACGTCGGGGTGTACGCCGTGAGGTACCTCAGCTGGTCGGTCGGCACGTCCATGGAGTCGCAGGTGCTGGACCTCGCGCACCGTCTGCTCGAGCGGACGCACGATCCGACCTGA